A region of Micromonospora chokoriensis DNA encodes the following proteins:
- a CDS encoding DUF1349 domain-containing protein — MGNDLVPPTAPMDWSEGRWLHPPVRVEEGPAGELVVEPAAGSDLWRRTSYGFVHDDAPALLAPLAVGEAMEVSFRLDFSAQFDQAGVLVRVDERTWTKAGVEMSDGESQLGAVVTREFSDWSVAPVPQWSGREVTVRVSRAGDALTVRARAGDEPWRLVRLTPLDPTVEAVAGPFCCAPTRAGLTVVFTGWRRGPADTALHPEV; from the coding sequence ATGGGAAACGACCTCGTGCCGCCGACCGCACCGATGGACTGGTCCGAGGGCAGGTGGCTGCACCCACCGGTACGCGTCGAGGAGGGTCCGGCCGGTGAGCTGGTCGTCGAACCGGCCGCCGGGAGCGACCTGTGGCGGCGGACCAGTTACGGATTCGTCCACGACGACGCTCCGGCGCTGCTGGCGCCTCTTGCGGTGGGCGAGGCGATGGAGGTGAGCTTCCGGCTCGACTTCTCCGCCCAGTTCGACCAGGCCGGCGTGCTCGTCCGGGTCGACGAGCGGACCTGGACCAAGGCCGGTGTCGAGATGAGTGACGGCGAGTCGCAACTCGGCGCGGTGGTGACCCGGGAGTTCTCCGACTGGTCGGTGGCACCGGTGCCACAGTGGTCGGGCCGGGAGGTGACGGTGCGGGTCAGCCGCGCCGGCGACGCGCTGACCGTCCGGGCCCGCGCCGGCGACGAGCCGTGGCGACTGGTCCGGCTCACCCCGCTGGACCCGACGGTGGAGGCGGTCGCCGGTCCGTTCTGCTGCGCGCCGACCCGCGCCGGTTTGACCGTGGTGTTCACCGGTTGGCGACGGGGGCCGGCGGACACCGCGCTGCACCCGGAGGTGTAG
- a CDS encoding LacI family DNA-binding transcriptional regulator, which yields MVDVARRADVSLKTVSRVVNDEPVGQELVSRVLAAIAELGFRRNDIARNLRSRQLNATVGLLIEEIANPFYATIASVAAEIAAAHGTMLITASSEEDPERERALLQDFTQRRVDGLLVVPAGLDHSFLRREVELGMPVVFLDRPPQGLQADAVLLDNRGGSHAGVGALLDEGHRRVGLLLGAPSVPTMRERLTGARAALDAAGVEADESLVRERLIAPEEAGRAVGELLDLADPPTAFFCANNRLTVGALQELHRRGSDAALVGFDDFELAHLMPRPLTVVAYDTRELARVATERLFSRIAGDDSPPATTVLPTHLRPRGLA from the coding sequence ATGGTCGACGTGGCACGACGTGCCGACGTCAGCCTGAAGACGGTCTCCCGTGTGGTCAACGACGAGCCGGTGGGGCAGGAACTGGTCAGCCGGGTGCTGGCCGCCATCGCCGAGCTGGGCTTCCGGCGCAACGACATCGCGCGCAACCTGCGCTCCCGGCAGCTCAACGCCACCGTCGGGTTGCTCATCGAGGAGATCGCCAACCCGTTCTACGCGACGATCGCCAGCGTCGCCGCCGAGATCGCCGCCGCCCACGGCACCATGCTGATCACCGCCTCGTCCGAGGAGGACCCGGAGCGGGAACGCGCCCTTCTCCAGGACTTCACCCAGCGCCGGGTGGACGGGCTCCTGGTGGTGCCGGCGGGCCTGGACCATTCGTTCCTGCGCCGCGAGGTCGAACTGGGGATGCCCGTGGTGTTCCTGGACCGGCCGCCGCAGGGCCTACAGGCCGACGCGGTGCTGCTGGACAACCGGGGCGGCAGCCACGCCGGGGTGGGCGCGCTGCTCGACGAGGGGCACCGCCGGGTGGGCCTCCTGCTGGGTGCGCCGAGCGTGCCCACGATGCGCGAGCGGTTGACCGGGGCGCGGGCGGCGTTGGACGCCGCCGGGGTCGAGGCGGACGAGTCGCTGGTCCGCGAGAGGCTGATCGCGCCGGAGGAGGCCGGGCGGGCGGTCGGTGAACTGCTCGACCTGGCGGATCCGCCCACCGCGTTCTTCTGCGCCAACAACCGGCTGACCGTCGGTGCGCTTCAGGAGTTGCACCGGCGGGGCAGTGACGCGGCGCTGGTCGGCTTCGACGACTTCGAGCTGGCCCACCTGATGCCCCGGCCGCTGACCGTCGTCGCGTACGACACCCGGGAGCTGGCCCGGGTCGCCACCGAGCGGCTGTTCAGCCGGATAGCCGGCGACGATTCACCGCCCGCCACCACAGTCCTCCCCACCCACCTGCGCCCCCGAGGCCTGGCCTGA
- a CDS encoding AGE family epimerase/isomerase: MTDLPRPDAAPTPAPAGSPELPDLDEFLADQTRTLLDTAGRSVRPEGGFWWLTDDRTPDRGEPVFTWITCRMTHVAALAHRAGDPDAAALVDHGVAALSTLLRDDRYGGWFSAVDQQGAPVDDRKAGYDHAFVLLAASSAARAGRPGADQLLADALAVVRDRFWDDEVGAVRESWNRDWTVTEDYRGANSSMHMVEAFLAATAATGDASWADRALRIATHLVHGEAARHDWRLPEHFTADWTPLPDYNSDQPADPFRPYGSTIGHWLEWARLLLELEAVLPQPPRWLLSDARALFAASVRRGWAVDGADGFVYTIDWDDRPVVRSRMHWVLAEAVGAAITLHRRTGDEVYADWYRVFWAYARRNLIDGTGWRHELDAQNLPSDTVWHGRPDVYHAYQAVLLSRSAEGLGGAGPLAPGEVTA; the protein is encoded by the coding sequence ATGACCGACCTGCCCCGCCCCGACGCCGCCCCGACCCCCGCTCCCGCCGGGTCACCCGAACTGCCCGACCTGGACGAGTTCCTCGCCGACCAGACCCGCACACTGCTCGACACCGCCGGCCGGTCGGTCCGGCCCGAGGGCGGCTTCTGGTGGCTCACCGACGACCGCACCCCGGACCGGGGCGAACCCGTGTTCACCTGGATCACCTGCCGGATGACCCACGTGGCCGCCCTCGCCCACCGCGCCGGCGACCCGGACGCCGCCGCCCTCGTCGACCACGGGGTCGCCGCGCTCAGCACACTGCTGCGCGACGACCGGTACGGCGGCTGGTTCAGCGCTGTCGACCAGCAGGGCGCACCCGTCGACGACCGGAAGGCCGGCTACGACCACGCGTTCGTGCTGCTCGCCGCGTCCAGCGCCGCGCGTGCCGGCCGGCCGGGCGCGGACCAGTTGCTCGCCGACGCGTTGGCAGTGGTGCGGGACCGGTTCTGGGACGACGAGGTCGGCGCGGTCCGCGAGTCGTGGAACCGGGACTGGACGGTCACCGAGGACTACCGGGGCGCCAACAGCAGCATGCACATGGTCGAGGCGTTCCTCGCGGCCACCGCCGCGACCGGCGACGCGAGCTGGGCCGACCGGGCCCTGCGGATCGCCACCCACCTGGTGCACGGCGAGGCCGCACGGCACGACTGGCGGCTCCCCGAGCACTTCACCGCCGACTGGACGCCGCTGCCCGACTACAACTCCGACCAGCCCGCCGACCCGTTCCGCCCGTACGGCTCCACCATCGGCCACTGGCTCGAATGGGCCCGTCTGCTGCTGGAGCTGGAGGCTGTGCTCCCGCAGCCACCACGCTGGCTGCTCAGCGACGCCCGCGCCCTGTTCGCCGCGTCCGTACGGCGCGGATGGGCGGTCGACGGGGCCGACGGCTTCGTCTACACGATCGACTGGGACGACCGGCCGGTGGTCCGCTCCCGGATGCACTGGGTGCTCGCCGAGGCGGTCGGTGCGGCCATCACCCTGCACCGGCGCACCGGCGACGAGGTCTACGCCGACTGGTACCGGGTCTTCTGGGCGTATGCCCGTCGCAACCTCATCGACGGCACCGGGTGGCGGCACGAGCTGGACGCGCAGAACCTGCCCTCCGACACGGTATGGCACGGCCGACCGGACGTCTACCACGCGTACCAGGCGGTGCTGCTGTCCCGTTCTGCGGAAGGGCTCGGCGGCGCCGGCCCGCTCGCACCGGGGGAGGTGACCGCGTGA
- a CDS encoding YidC/Oxa1 family membrane protein insertase encodes MLAFAPLHDAVGAAGTALSWLTDLLEPLAGGMATAAAIVLFTIAIRLLISPLTVVQVRGERRRAALAPQVRELQQRYADDPATLQREVFALYREAGANPIAGCLPLLLQAPFLLVLYRLFTTSEGGTGLLEERLAGVPLGHHLTDGLTGAAGPLFAVLLAVLLAVAWWSSRRARRASAAVGTVAGTPTEGPGAAVLGRLLPLLPFTTVLVALVLPLAAVIYLVTTSVWSAAEQAVLRRPQAVPANAE; translated from the coding sequence ATGCTTGCCTTCGCACCACTGCACGACGCTGTCGGCGCTGCTGGCACCGCACTGTCCTGGCTCACCGATCTGCTCGAACCGCTGGCCGGCGGCATGGCGACCGCCGCCGCCATCGTGCTCTTCACCATCGCCATCCGCCTGCTGATCTCGCCCCTCACCGTGGTGCAGGTCCGCGGGGAGCGACGCCGCGCGGCCCTCGCACCGCAGGTGCGTGAGCTCCAGCAGCGGTACGCCGACGACCCGGCCACGCTTCAGCGCGAGGTGTTCGCGTTGTATCGGGAGGCGGGGGCGAACCCGATCGCCGGCTGCCTGCCGTTGCTGCTCCAGGCGCCGTTCCTGCTGGTCCTGTACCGGCTGTTCACCACCAGCGAGGGTGGCACCGGGCTGCTGGAGGAGCGCCTTGCGGGGGTGCCCCTGGGTCACCATCTCACCGACGGGCTGACCGGGGCGGCGGGTCCGCTCTTCGCCGTGTTGCTGGCGGTGTTGTTGGCGGTGGCCTGGTGGTCGTCGCGGCGGGCCCGTCGGGCGTCGGCGGCGGTCGGCACGGTGGCCGGTACGCCCACCGAGGGACCGGGGGCGGCCGTGCTCGGTCGGCTGCTGCCCCTGCTGCCGTTCACGACTGTGCTGGTGGCGCTGGTGCTGCCGCTCGCCGCGGTGATCTACCTGGTGACCACGAGTGTGTGGTCGGCGGCCGAGCAGGCGGTGCTCCGTCGGCCGCAGGCGGTGCCGGCGAACGCCGAGTAG
- a CDS encoding carboxylate-amine ligase: protein MTGQVAEAPSGTAAATGLLTVGVEEEFLLVDPHTGAAVPAVDLVMEQVPAELRGQVEREFQTSQIEIGSPPGLELSSIRHSLGVLRRALADAAERAGVRLLAIGTGPVDGPVPPVVDKPRFDRMIERFQLLVPGPGNNGMHVHVGVPDPETGVQVLNHVRPWLPLLHAMTTNSPFARGADTGYASWRSVEWERWPSVAPTPFLESHEHYQRLIRQLIASGVMLDEGMLYWYARLSAKYPTVELRIGDVCPSVDDAVLVAALVRALVSTAMSDVEAGRPALRTDHHLLVGAHWRAAHDGLEGEAVDVTTGELSSTWELLDRFVERLRPALEQHGDWDEVTHLLGGLRRHGSGAARQRAVYARTGRLTDVVQDVARQTRG, encoded by the coding sequence ATGACCGGCCAGGTGGCGGAGGCGCCCAGCGGAACGGCTGCGGCGACCGGATTGCTCACCGTGGGCGTCGAGGAGGAGTTCCTGCTCGTCGACCCGCACACCGGGGCTGCGGTCCCGGCCGTCGACCTGGTCATGGAGCAGGTGCCGGCGGAGTTGCGCGGGCAGGTCGAGCGGGAGTTCCAGACCAGCCAGATCGAGATCGGCAGCCCACCCGGTCTGGAACTCTCGTCGATCCGGCACTCCCTCGGCGTCCTGCGTCGGGCGCTCGCCGACGCCGCCGAGCGGGCCGGCGTACGCCTGCTCGCCATCGGCACCGGCCCGGTGGACGGCCCGGTGCCGCCGGTGGTGGACAAGCCCCGGTTCGACCGGATGATCGAGCGGTTCCAACTGCTCGTTCCCGGGCCGGGCAACAACGGCATGCACGTACACGTCGGTGTGCCCGACCCGGAGACCGGCGTGCAGGTGCTCAACCACGTCCGGCCGTGGCTGCCGCTGCTGCACGCGATGACCACCAACTCGCCGTTCGCCCGTGGCGCGGACACCGGCTACGCCAGTTGGCGGTCGGTGGAGTGGGAGCGCTGGCCGTCGGTGGCCCCGACGCCGTTCCTGGAGTCGCACGAGCACTACCAGCGGCTGATCCGTCAGTTGATCGCCAGCGGGGTGATGCTCGACGAGGGGATGCTCTACTGGTACGCCCGCCTGTCGGCGAAGTACCCGACGGTGGAGCTGCGCATCGGTGACGTCTGCCCGTCGGTGGACGACGCGGTGCTGGTCGCCGCGCTGGTCCGGGCCCTGGTGTCCACCGCGATGTCGGACGTCGAGGCCGGCCGACCGGCGCTGCGGACCGACCATCATCTGCTGGTCGGGGCGCACTGGCGGGCCGCCCACGACGGCCTGGAGGGCGAGGCCGTCGACGTCACCACCGGTGAGCTGAGCTCCACCTGGGAGCTGTTGGACCGGTTCGTGGAGCGGCTGCGGCCGGCGCTGGAACAGCACGGCGACTGGGACGAGGTGACCCACCTGCTGGGCGGGTTGCGCCGGCACGGCAGCGGGGCGGCGCGGCAACGCGCGGTGTACGCGCGCACCGGCCGACTCACCGACGTGGTGCAGGACGTCGCGCGGCAGACCCGCGGCTGA
- a CDS encoding FAD-dependent oxidoreductase produces the protein MAQRLIVIGGDAAGMSAASQARRRRGRDDLEITVFERGHFTSYSACGIPYWISGLVSGPEALIARDPETFRTEYAMDVRMRHEVTTIDLERREVVARDLDGGGEVRERFDELMYATGAVPVKPGWAATDAGGVFGMQTLDDGAALREWLDAEPRPRRAVVVGGGYIGVEIAEALIQRGLSVTLVEAGTQPMSTVDPDMGELVAEAMRGLGITIRAGLPVTGLEERDGRVSAVVTAEGPMPTDVVVLGLGVRPNSALAAAAGLPIGTTGGVRVDRRMRVPGMPGIWAAGDCVETLHRVSGMPVHVPLGTHANKQGRVAGINIGGGYATFAGVIGTAVTKVCDLEVGRTGLREGEAEAAGFDFVSVIAESTNRAGYYPGARPMTVKLIAERPNGRLLGAQIVGWSEAAKRIDALAVALWNGMTVDDMTALDLGYAPPYAPVWDPVLIAARKAVDALSALDR, from the coding sequence GTGGCGCAACGGTTGATCGTCATCGGCGGGGACGCCGCCGGCATGTCGGCGGCGTCCCAGGCCCGTCGCCGCCGTGGTCGTGACGACCTGGAGATCACGGTCTTCGAACGCGGCCATTTCACGTCCTACTCGGCGTGCGGCATCCCGTACTGGATCAGCGGCCTGGTGTCCGGCCCGGAGGCGCTGATCGCCCGGGATCCGGAGACGTTCCGCACCGAGTACGCGATGGACGTGCGGATGCGGCACGAGGTCACGACCATCGACCTGGAGCGCCGGGAGGTGGTGGCCCGGGACCTGGACGGCGGCGGCGAGGTCCGCGAGCGCTTCGACGAGCTGATGTACGCCACCGGCGCGGTGCCGGTGAAGCCAGGTTGGGCGGCCACCGACGCGGGTGGCGTGTTCGGCATGCAGACCCTGGACGACGGGGCCGCGCTGCGCGAGTGGCTGGACGCCGAGCCGCGACCGCGCCGGGCCGTGGTGGTCGGTGGCGGCTACATCGGCGTCGAGATCGCCGAGGCCCTGATCCAGCGCGGCCTCTCGGTGACCCTGGTCGAGGCGGGCACGCAGCCCATGTCGACGGTGGATCCCGACATGGGCGAGCTGGTGGCCGAGGCCATGCGCGGCCTGGGCATCACGATCCGCGCCGGCCTGCCGGTGACCGGCCTGGAGGAGCGGGACGGCCGGGTGTCCGCGGTGGTCACGGCCGAGGGGCCGATGCCGACCGACGTCGTGGTCCTGGGCCTGGGTGTACGCCCCAACTCCGCGCTCGCCGCGGCTGCCGGGCTGCCGATCGGCACGACCGGTGGGGTCCGGGTGGACCGCCGGATGCGGGTGCCGGGGATGCCCGGCATCTGGGCGGCCGGCGACTGCGTGGAGACGCTGCACCGGGTCAGCGGGATGCCCGTGCACGTGCCGCTGGGCACGCACGCCAACAAGCAGGGCCGGGTGGCCGGGATCAACATCGGCGGCGGGTACGCCACGTTCGCCGGCGTGATCGGCACGGCGGTGACCAAGGTCTGTGACCTGGAGGTCGGCCGGACGGGCCTGCGCGAGGGCGAGGCCGAGGCGGCCGGGTTCGACTTCGTCTCGGTGATCGCCGAGTCGACCAACCGGGCCGGCTACTACCCGGGTGCCCGCCCCATGACGGTGAAGCTGATCGCCGAGCGTCCCAACGGTCGGCTGCTCGGCGCGCAGATCGTCGGCTGGTCGGAGGCGGCGAAACGGATCGACGCTCTTGCCGTGGCACTGTGGAACGGCATGACGGTGGACGATATGACGGCACTGGACCTGGGCTACGCTCCGCCGTACGCGCCGGTGTGGGATCCGGTGCTCATCGCCGCCCGAAAAGCGGTCGATGCGCTCTCCGCGCTCGACCGCTGA
- a CDS encoding carbohydrate kinase family protein: protein MIVVAGEALIDLVVTPDGERAVPGGSPANVAVTLARLDQPVRLLARLGTDDYGRQVAEHLRTNQVDLEWAVRAEEPTSVAVATVNATGQASYEFRLTGAADWQWTPQELPELAGSSAVAFHTGSLALALAPGAQVLEDLLARERRRDGLTLSIDLNLRPSIVTDREAEQARVRRQVPLAHLVKASDEDLAWLYPDRSVADVMAEWREVGVSCAVVTRGGEGAWLLAPDGTLHEAAAVRTTVVDTVGAGDSFTGGLLAALADLDALGDRPADRLAAVTEQQWDAVLRQAATVAALTCGRRGADPPHRNELNALLTPQA, encoded by the coding sequence GTGATCGTGGTCGCGGGCGAGGCGTTGATCGACCTGGTGGTCACTCCCGACGGTGAACGGGCCGTGCCGGGTGGCTCCCCGGCGAACGTGGCGGTCACCCTGGCCCGGCTCGACCAGCCGGTACGTCTGCTGGCCCGGCTCGGCACCGACGACTACGGCCGGCAGGTCGCCGAGCACCTGAGGACCAACCAGGTGGACCTGGAGTGGGCGGTCCGCGCCGAGGAACCCACCTCGGTGGCGGTGGCCACGGTGAACGCCACCGGGCAGGCCAGCTACGAGTTCCGGCTGACCGGCGCGGCGGACTGGCAGTGGACGCCGCAGGAGCTGCCCGAGCTGGCCGGGTCGTCGGCTGTCGCGTTCCACACCGGGTCGCTCGCGCTCGCGCTGGCCCCCGGCGCGCAGGTGTTGGAGGACCTGCTCGCCCGCGAACGCCGCCGGGACGGGCTCACCCTCTCGATCGACCTCAACCTGCGGCCGAGCATCGTCACCGACCGGGAGGCGGAGCAGGCCCGGGTACGCCGACAGGTGCCCCTCGCGCACCTGGTCAAGGCGAGCGACGAGGACCTGGCCTGGCTGTATCCGGACCGGTCGGTGGCCGACGTGATGGCCGAGTGGCGTGAGGTCGGGGTGTCCTGCGCGGTGGTGACCCGGGGTGGTGAGGGTGCCTGGCTGCTGGCCCCGGACGGCACCCTGCACGAGGCGGCGGCGGTACGCACCACGGTTGTCGACACCGTCGGTGCCGGCGACTCGTTCACCGGTGGCCTGCTCGCCGCGCTGGCCGACCTCGACGCGCTCGGGGACCGACCGGCCGACCGCCTCGCCGCGGTGACCGAGCAGCAGTGGGACGCGGTGCTCCGGCAGGCCGCCACGGTGGCCGCGCTGACCTGTGGTCGCCGAGGTGCCGACCCGCCCCACCGCAACGAGCTCAACGCCCTCCTGACCCCGCAGGCCTGA
- a CDS encoding DedA family protein has protein sequence MAYAQSGDPSEFTGLTGWVATVIEAMGPVGVALLVALESIVPPIPSEIVLAMAGFLAHEGQFNLVVVVVAATVGSLVGALVLYWLGAALGEERLKRWLDRIPLVDSDDLERADRWFERHGRWAVLIGRVVPVVRSLVSVPAGANRMPLGEFILFTTIGSGVWNGLVVGAGYALGSRWQDVERYSDWFNYAIVAVFVVMVAVWVVRKVRRRRERDDRRSVTAGR, from the coding sequence ATGGCGTACGCCCAGAGCGGCGACCCGTCCGAGTTCACCGGGCTGACCGGGTGGGTGGCCACCGTGATCGAGGCGATGGGCCCGGTCGGCGTGGCGCTGCTGGTGGCGTTGGAGAGCATCGTCCCGCCCATCCCCAGCGAGATCGTGTTGGCGATGGCCGGTTTCCTGGCTCACGAGGGCCAGTTCAACCTGGTGGTCGTGGTGGTGGCCGCGACTGTCGGTTCGCTCGTCGGGGCGCTGGTGCTCTACTGGCTCGGCGCGGCGCTCGGCGAGGAGCGACTCAAGCGCTGGCTGGACCGCATTCCGCTGGTGGACAGCGACGACCTGGAGAGGGCCGACCGCTGGTTCGAGCGGCACGGCCGGTGGGCCGTGCTGATCGGCCGGGTGGTGCCGGTGGTCCGCAGTCTGGTCTCCGTGCCGGCCGGCGCGAACCGGATGCCGCTGGGCGAGTTCATCCTGTTCACCACGATCGGCAGTGGGGTGTGGAACGGCCTCGTCGTGGGGGCCGGTTACGCGCTGGGTAGCCGGTGGCAGGACGTCGAGCGCTACAGCGACTGGTTCAACTACGCGATCGTCGCGGTCTTCGTGGTGATGGTGGCCGTCTGGGTGGTCCGCAAGGTCCGGCGACGCCGGGAGCGCGACGACCGGCGGTCGGTGACCGCCGGTCGCTGA
- a CDS encoding chitinase: protein MKRSRSLVLSLVTALAATLGAAWVALPAYAAGPTASFVKTADWGSGWEGKYTITNGGTSTINGWSLAFDLPSGTTLGSYWDALLTSAGQRHTFTNRSWNGAIAPGASVSFGFLASGSGSPSGCQLNGASCGGGTPPTTPPPTTPPPTTPPPTTPPPTDPPTGDLPRHLLTGYWHNFDNPAVELRLRDVPTEYDLVAVAFAEATSTPGALTFGIDPGLAASLGGYTDADFTNDVRTLHSRGKKVILSVGGETGRVTVNDAASATVFADTAAALIARYGFDGIDIDLENGLNPTYMAQALRALRAKIGSSLIIAMAPQTIDMQNPAGGYFKLALDIKDILTVVNTQFYNSGAMLGCDQNAAYGQGTVNFIVALACIQLEAGLRPDQVGLGLPAGPGAAGGGIVAPSVVNAALDCLARGTNCGSFRPPRTYPGIRGAMTWSVNWDVSNGNTFARTVAPHLDTLP from the coding sequence ATGAAACGCTCCAGATCACTTGTCCTGTCCCTGGTCACCGCGCTCGCCGCCACGCTCGGCGCGGCCTGGGTGGCGCTGCCCGCGTACGCCGCCGGGCCCACCGCCAGCTTCGTCAAGACCGCCGACTGGGGCTCCGGTTGGGAGGGGAAGTACACCATCACCAACGGTGGCACCTCGACCATCAACGGCTGGAGCCTCGCCTTCGACCTGCCGTCGGGCACCACCCTCGGCAGCTACTGGGACGCGCTGCTCACCTCCGCCGGCCAGCGGCACACCTTCACCAACCGGTCCTGGAACGGCGCCATCGCCCCGGGCGCCTCGGTCTCCTTCGGCTTCCTGGCCAGCGGCTCCGGCTCGCCCAGCGGCTGCCAGCTCAACGGCGCGTCGTGCGGCGGCGGCACCCCGCCCACCACGCCGCCGCCCACGACACCGCCGCCGACGACCCCACCGCCGACCACGCCGCCGCCGACGGACCCGCCCACCGGTGACCTGCCCAGGCACCTGCTCACCGGTTACTGGCACAACTTCGACAACCCGGCCGTCGAGCTACGGCTGCGCGACGTCCCCACCGAGTACGACCTGGTGGCCGTCGCCTTCGCCGAGGCCACCTCGACACCCGGCGCGCTCACCTTCGGCATCGACCCCGGGCTCGCCGCGTCGCTCGGCGGTTACACCGACGCGGACTTCACCAACGACGTACGCACCCTGCACAGCCGGGGCAAGAAGGTGATCCTCTCGGTCGGCGGCGAGACCGGCCGGGTCACCGTCAACGACGCCGCGTCGGCCACCGTGTTCGCCGACACGGCCGCCGCGCTGATCGCCCGCTACGGATTCGACGGCATCGACATCGACCTGGAGAACGGCCTCAACCCGACCTACATGGCGCAGGCGCTCCGCGCGCTGCGGGCCAAGATCGGGTCGAGCCTGATCATCGCGATGGCGCCGCAGACGATCGACATGCAGAACCCGGCCGGCGGCTACTTCAAGCTGGCGCTCGACATCAAGGACATCCTCACCGTCGTCAACACCCAGTTCTACAACTCCGGTGCGATGCTCGGCTGCGACCAGAACGCCGCGTACGGCCAGGGCACCGTGAACTTCATCGTCGCGCTGGCCTGCATCCAACTGGAAGCCGGGCTCCGCCCCGACCAGGTCGGCCTCGGTCTGCCCGCCGGACCGGGGGCGGCCGGCGGTGGCATCGTCGCGCCCAGCGTGGTCAACGCCGCACTGGACTGCCTGGCCCGGGGCACCAACTGCGGCAGCTTCCGCCCGCCGCGCACCTACCCCGGCATCCGCGGCGCGATGACCTGGTCGGTGAACTGGGACGTCAGCAACGGCAACACCTTCGCCCGCACGGTGGCCCCGCACCTGGACACCCTGCCCTGA
- a CDS encoding DUF6412 domain-containing protein, translating to MPVPLGFLGFAWAYAFAQLTLLADRPVDLLAGAALTALVLLAVMLAARVRDRSGAPGVGPRWAGLRARSRGRRMPRQIDPDAAGRPRPRAPGHPSAA from the coding sequence GTGCCGGTGCCGCTGGGATTCCTCGGGTTCGCGTGGGCGTACGCGTTCGCCCAGCTCACCCTTCTCGCGGACCGGCCGGTCGACCTGCTCGCGGGCGCCGCGCTGACCGCGTTGGTGCTGCTCGCCGTGATGCTGGCGGCACGGGTACGCGACCGCTCGGGCGCACCTGGCGTCGGACCTCGTTGGGCCGGCCTGCGGGCCCGTTCCCGTGGTCGTCGGATGCCCCGGCAGATCGACCCGGACGCCGCCGGTCGACCCCGTCCCCGCGCTCCCGGGCACCCCTCGGCCGCGTAG